One genomic segment of Salinigranum rubrum includes these proteins:
- the coxB gene encoding cytochrome c oxidase subunit II, protein MLVSRGLSGLLAQSGLIPRGTRVFVFQRIFVVFLVLGTLVGVVVIGYMLYNAYKYRDTGQEFDDADRMVLGELPSGGGKGKKLFTSFALSAVVVISLVAWTYGTLLYVEEGPSQAESLEVEVEGYQFGWRFIYPNGHVEDSTAGGALRVPEDQAVRLRVTSTDVFHNFGIPAMKVKTDAIPGQTSETWFEASETGRYTANCYELCGAGHSYMTAPVIVMEPDEYRAWYNNLNESAS, encoded by the coding sequence ATGCTCGTATCACGCGGTTTGTCTGGACTCCTCGCACAGTCGGGACTCATCCCGAGGGGGACGCGGGTCTTCGTCTTCCAGCGCATCTTCGTCGTGTTCCTCGTCCTCGGCACGCTCGTCGGGGTGGTGGTCATCGGCTACATGCTGTACAACGCGTACAAGTACCGCGACACGGGCCAGGAGTTCGACGACGCGGACCGGATGGTGCTGGGCGAACTCCCATCCGGCGGGGGGAAAGGCAAGAAGCTGTTCACCTCGTTCGCGCTGAGCGCCGTCGTCGTCATCTCGCTCGTCGCGTGGACGTACGGGACGCTCCTGTACGTCGAGGAGGGACCCTCACAGGCCGAGTCGCTGGAGGTCGAGGTGGAAGGCTACCAGTTCGGCTGGCGTTTCATCTACCCGAACGGTCACGTCGAGGACTCGACCGCTGGCGGCGCGTTGCGCGTGCCCGAGGACCAGGCGGTCCGGTTACGCGTGACGTCGACCGACGTCTTCCACAACTTCGGCATCCCCGCGATGAAGGTGAAGACCGACGCCATCCCGGGGCAGACCTCCGAGACCTGGTTCGAGGCGAGCGAAACCGGGCGGTACACGGCGAACTGTTACGAACTCTGTGGGGCCGGCCACTCCTACATGACGGCCCCGGTCATCGTGATGGAACCGGACGAGTACCGCGCGTGGTACAATAATCTCAACGAGAGCGCATCATGA
- a CDS encoding histidine kinase N-terminal 7TM domain-containing protein translates to MSPTSLLTAVSLLTVFVGTTAAFLAWRERPEPGATALTALLAGQCWWSVFFVFEIQAATLAGKVLWSDVQWLGVVVIPVAWLVFALEYTGHDRYVTRQSLAALAVVPALTVVFAATDDFHSILYLDSSLVVEAGFPVLDRTPGVWYWVIAGYTYLLGLLGSIPLLRFVRSDALAFRCQSVALLVGTVAPWASNVLFLTGGSPLPGLDPTPIAFAVSGVAYLGALTRFRLLGTSPSPNRRARRLVFERMHERAVVVDSHDYVVDLNESAAAALGVSPREALGRPATSIIPRYGDLPADGSMGEHLTLPGDDHETPYDVTATRITDSHGRTVGRVITFHDIGDYLRQQQRLEVLNRVLRHNIRNETNLIYGYADLLGDDGTHAEAEIIKRRALSIDEMSAKARQILDAFERSHLPTDSAPLAVLLRDTVSAARTEFPSVTLACQPVPHDVFVSSGLGLVFWNVIENAAEHNTDDDPHVWVETEFDDDTVRVIVTDDGPTIDEYERSVLERGTETPLQHGSGLGLWLITWGTQIAGGEVTFAENDPTGSVVTVEVPRLPAREWPAERVAWDADRDAETGPSPPYPVDGRVVDR, encoded by the coding sequence GTGTCGCCGACCAGCCTCCTGACAGCGGTGTCGTTGCTCACCGTCTTCGTCGGGACGACTGCCGCGTTTCTCGCGTGGCGAGAGCGGCCGGAACCGGGTGCGACAGCGCTCACCGCGCTCCTCGCCGGTCAGTGCTGGTGGTCCGTGTTCTTCGTCTTCGAGATTCAGGCGGCGACGCTCGCGGGCAAGGTGCTCTGGTCGGACGTCCAGTGGCTCGGCGTGGTCGTCATCCCCGTCGCCTGGCTGGTGTTCGCGCTCGAGTACACGGGCCACGACCGGTACGTCACCCGCCAGTCGCTCGCCGCGCTCGCTGTCGTTCCCGCGCTCACGGTCGTTTTCGCCGCCACGGACGACTTCCACTCGATCCTGTACCTCGACTCGTCGCTCGTCGTCGAGGCCGGTTTTCCGGTGCTCGACCGGACGCCGGGCGTGTGGTACTGGGTCATCGCGGGGTACACGTACCTCCTCGGCCTGCTGGGTTCGATCCCGCTCCTCCGGTTCGTCCGGAGCGACGCGCTCGCCTTCCGGTGTCAGAGCGTCGCCCTCCTCGTCGGAACGGTCGCGCCGTGGGCGAGCAACGTGCTGTTTCTCACCGGGGGGAGTCCGCTTCCCGGACTCGACCCGACGCCCATCGCCTTCGCTGTCTCGGGTGTCGCGTACCTCGGTGCGCTCACGCGCTTTCGGCTCCTCGGCACGAGTCCGTCGCCCAACCGGCGCGCCCGCCGACTCGTCTTCGAGCGGATGCACGAGCGGGCCGTCGTCGTCGACAGCCACGACTACGTGGTCGACCTGAACGAGAGCGCCGCTGCCGCGCTCGGGGTCTCCCCGCGCGAGGCGCTCGGCCGACCCGCTACGTCGATAATCCCGCGGTACGGCGACCTCCCGGCGGACGGGTCGATGGGCGAGCATCTCACCCTCCCGGGCGACGACCACGAGACGCCGTACGACGTCACGGCGACGCGTATCACCGACTCTCACGGGCGCACCGTCGGACGGGTCATCACCTTCCACGACATCGGTGACTACCTGCGCCAACAGCAGCGGCTGGAGGTGTTGAACCGCGTCCTCCGGCACAACATCCGCAACGAGACGAACCTCATCTACGGCTACGCCGACCTGCTCGGCGACGACGGGACGCACGCCGAGGCCGAAATCATCAAACGCCGCGCGCTGAGTATCGACGAGATGAGCGCGAAGGCGCGGCAGATACTCGACGCCTTCGAGCGGTCGCACCTGCCAACGGACTCCGCACCCCTCGCAGTCCTCCTCCGTGACACGGTCTCCGCGGCGCGGACCGAGTTCCCCTCGGTCACGCTCGCGTGTCAGCCGGTTCCGCACGACGTCTTCGTCTCGTCCGGACTCGGCCTCGTCTTCTGGAACGTCATCGAGAACGCCGCCGAACACAACACCGACGACGACCCGCACGTGTGGGTCGAGACCGAATTCGACGACGATACCGTACGGGTGATCGTCACCGACGACGGCCCCACCATCGACGAGTACGAGCGCTCCGTCCTCGAACGCGGGACCGAAACCCCGCTGCAACACGGGAGCGGCCTCGGCCTCTGGCTCATCACCTGGGGGACGCAGATCGCCGGCGGGGAGGTGACGTTCGCGGAGAACGACCCGACCGGCTCGGTCGTCACCGTCGAGGTGCCGCGGCTCCCGGCGCGGGAGTGGCCCGCCGAACGAGTTGCGTGGGACGCGGACCGGGACGCCGAGACGGGTCCGTCACCGCCTTACCCGGTCGACGGTCGTGTCGTCGACCGGTGA
- a CDS encoding cytochrome C oxidase subunit IV family protein, with amino-acid sequence MTSTKLYTIIFAFLFVSATVQVLVEFAGLSYWLAFGLIMVLSAVKAVIVAAYFQHLRWEPRSLTYLVGIGLAAALALTLAASYSIL; translated from the coding sequence ATGACATCAACCAAACTGTACACGATAATCTTCGCGTTCCTGTTCGTCTCGGCGACGGTGCAGGTGCTGGTCGAGTTCGCCGGCCTCTCGTACTGGCTCGCGTTCGGCCTCATCATGGTGCTGTCGGCCGTGAAAGCGGTCATCGTCGCGGCGTACTTCCAGCACCTCCGGTGGGAGCCGCGCTCGCTGACGTACCTCGTCGGCATCGGCCTCGCGGCGGCGCTGGCGCTCACGCTCGCGGCGTCGTACTCCATCCTCTGA
- a CDS encoding HVO_2142 family zinc finger protein: MKLQRPEEIPAQYCPSCDTEMLFSGTQPAGLAQFFCEVCDYRHDRLINS; the protein is encoded by the coding sequence ATGAAGCTCCAGCGGCCCGAAGAGATTCCCGCCCAGTACTGCCCCTCGTGTGACACGGAGATGCTGTTCAGCGGGACGCAACCGGCCGGCCTCGCGCAGTTCTTCTGTGAGGTGTGTGACTACCGCCACGACCGACTCATCAACTCGTAA
- a CDS encoding cbb3-type cytochrome c oxidase subunit I, which produces MSDDEPTTHETGTDRNTNAESTSTNTDAHATDGGQPDGGTVSGELAVPGSESGHDDDHGHEFPGTNSIKRWLITTNHKDIGILYVVTSLFFLVLGGVLAWLMRIQLWAPRAAGEAVISAGAYNQAVSAHGLLMVFWFLSPFAFGFANYIVPLQIGAKDLAFPRLNALSYWLYLASGLLFMVSFFQGGTFAGGWTMYAPLNVPTFTPDVGASTAVLALTLFVASVTVSSVNFLTTMHRMRAKGLTLRNLPLFTWSILLTVWMMLFAFAALLAALIILSSDRLLGTTYFAMESPAGSVLWTHLFWFFGHPEVYIVFFPALGVMAECFQTFTGRRIVGRKWFIAAMVLVALQSFVVWMHHMFLTTINLQIKTLFMITTIGISLPFDLMVFALIYTMLKGRIRFTTPFLFSFGALLLFIIGGITGVFLGAVVLDYEFRGTYWVVAHFHYVMVGGITALVGGLYYWFPKMTGRMYDEFLGKLHFGIYFVGFNLLYFPLFVAWETPRRVFDYAPGLEPWHKIATIGAFVIGASFLIMFYNLIKSTFSGEPAGANPWEYATTAEWAVDSPPELENFPGTPTYENGKLEFLKPSSSSGTSAHADGGTQTDGGVATGAGALVPVREVDVVEDDFHADHASIWPLALSAGMFLLFLGLSGVQEASFGEGMMANVYMAAAAVGGAVTVGSLLSWGLEPFTAFPGGEGEAWPFAGIENGKVGMWIFLASDVVLFGGFIGAYVFTRVAFGWTAWEPVPNNPIPGLMNTYLLLTSSFTVVLALVAAEKKHKWGVIVTLATTFLLGVGFLGNKAIEWNHLFHEGMWLSTNVRTSTFFLTTGLHAAHVIVGLFITLFLIARAWRGAYLEDNRSLEYFGLYWHFVDIVWLFLFPLFYIL; this is translated from the coding sequence ATGAGCGACGACGAACCTACGACACACGAGACGGGTACCGACCGTAACACGAACGCCGAGAGTACGAGCACGAACACGGACGCGCACGCGACGGACGGTGGACAGCCCGACGGCGGCACCGTGAGCGGCGAACTCGCGGTGCCCGGCAGCGAGTCGGGCCACGACGACGACCACGGACACGAGTTCCCCGGCACGAACTCGATCAAGCGGTGGCTCATCACGACCAACCACAAGGACATCGGCATCCTCTACGTGGTGACGTCGCTGTTCTTCCTCGTCCTCGGCGGGGTGCTCGCGTGGCTGATGCGCATCCAACTGTGGGCGCCCAGAGCGGCCGGTGAGGCCGTCATCAGCGCGGGCGCGTACAACCAGGCCGTCTCCGCACACGGCCTGCTGATGGTCTTCTGGTTCCTCTCGCCGTTCGCGTTCGGCTTCGCGAACTACATCGTCCCGCTACAGATCGGCGCGAAGGACCTCGCGTTCCCCCGACTGAACGCCCTCAGCTACTGGCTCTACCTCGCCTCGGGACTCCTGTTCATGGTCTCGTTCTTCCAGGGCGGGACGTTCGCGGGCGGCTGGACGATGTACGCCCCGCTGAACGTTCCAACGTTCACCCCCGACGTGGGCGCGTCTACCGCCGTCTTGGCGCTCACGCTCTTCGTCGCGAGCGTCACCGTGTCGTCGGTGAACTTCCTGACGACCATGCACCGAATGCGCGCGAAGGGGTTGACGCTCCGGAACCTCCCGCTGTTTACGTGGTCCATCCTCCTGACGGTGTGGATGATGCTGTTCGCGTTCGCGGCGCTGCTCGCGGCGCTCATCATCCTCTCCTCGGACAGACTGCTGGGAACGACGTACTTCGCGATGGAGTCGCCGGCGGGGTCGGTCCTCTGGACGCACTTGTTCTGGTTCTTCGGCCACCCCGAGGTGTACATCGTCTTCTTCCCGGCGCTGGGCGTGATGGCCGAGTGCTTCCAGACGTTCACGGGCAGACGGATCGTCGGCCGCAAGTGGTTCATCGCCGCGATGGTGCTCGTGGCGCTGCAGTCGTTCGTCGTCTGGATGCACCACATGTTCCTGACGACGATCAACCTCCAGATCAAGACGCTCTTCATGATCACCACCATCGGCATCTCGCTCCCGTTCGACCTGATGGTGTTCGCGCTCATCTACACCATGCTCAAGGGGCGGATTCGCTTCACCACCCCGTTCCTCTTCTCGTTCGGTGCCCTGCTCCTCTTTATCATCGGCGGCATCACCGGCGTCTTCCTCGGCGCCGTCGTGCTCGACTACGAGTTCAGGGGCACGTACTGGGTGGTCGCACACTTCCACTACGTGATGGTCGGCGGCATCACCGCGCTGGTGGGCGGGCTCTACTACTGGTTCCCGAAGATGACCGGCCGGATGTACGACGAGTTCCTGGGCAAACTCCACTTCGGCATCTACTTCGTCGGCTTCAACCTCCTGTACTTCCCGCTGTTCGTCGCGTGGGAGACTCCCCGGAGGGTGTTCGACTACGCGCCCGGACTCGAACCGTGGCACAAGATCGCGACGATCGGTGCGTTCGTCATCGGGGCGTCCTTCCTCATCATGTTCTACAACCTGATCAAGAGCACCTTCTCGGGCGAACCGGCCGGCGCCAACCCCTGGGAGTACGCCACGACCGCCGAGTGGGCCGTCGACTCGCCGCCCGAACTCGAAAACTTCCCCGGTACCCCCACGTACGAGAACGGGAAACTGGAGTTCCTGAAGCCCTCGTCTTCGTCGGGCACCAGCGCACACGCCGACGGCGGCACACAGACCGACGGCGGCGTGGCGACGGGTGCCGGAGCGCTCGTCCCCGTCCGCGAGGTCGACGTCGTCGAGGACGACTTCCACGCGGACCACGCGAGCATCTGGCCCCTCGCGCTCAGCGCGGGGATGTTCCTCCTCTTCCTCGGGCTCTCGGGCGTCCAGGAGGCCTCGTTCGGCGAGGGGATGATGGCGAACGTCTACATGGCCGCGGCGGCCGTCGGCGGTGCCGTCACCGTCGGCTCGCTGCTCTCGTGGGGGCTCGAACCGTTCACGGCGTTCCCCGGCGGCGAGGGGGAGGCGTGGCCCTTCGCCGGCATCGAGAACGGCAAGGTCGGGATGTGGATCTTCCTCGCCAGCGACGTCGTCCTCTTCGGCGGCTTCATCGGCGCGTACGTCTTCACGCGCGTCGCGTTCGGCTGGACCGCCTGGGAGCCCGTCCCCAACAACCCGATTCCCGGGCTGATGAACACCTACCTCCTCTTGACGAGCAGTTTCACGGTCGTCCTCGCGTTGGTCGCGGCCGAGAAGAAACACAAGTGGGGCGTCATCGTGACCCTCGCGACGACGTTCTTACTCGGGGTGGGCTTCCTCGGCAACAAGGCCATCGAGTGGAACCACCTGTTCCACGAGGGAATGTGGCTGTCGACCAACGTGCGGACGTCGACGTTCTTCCTCACCACGGGGCTGCACGCGGCGCACGTCATCGTCGGCCTGTTCATCACCCTCTTCCTCATCGCGCGCGCCTGGCGGGGCGCGTACCTGGAGGACAACCGGTCGCTGGAGTACTTCGGCCTCTACTGGCACTTCGTCGACATCGTCTGGCTGTTCTTATTCCCGCTCTTTTACATCCTGTGA
- a CDS encoding cytochrome c biogenesis protein CcdA — protein MATAAQLGSSFALGLATPLTAVCVLPLYPSFLAYLSNQRETRLSISRLGVLVAAGVLSFMLALGLVFTTLLESSLTRVVGVVSPVAFGLLAVGSLLLLADVEFAHRFPAVEPPQTAHPVASAFGYGFFFGAIVVPCNPGFIAVFFVRAFLFTDPVGSLLHFLAFGCGIAAPLVALATVSDRWQSRVLSALTGHRSLVNRVTGAVMLAVAVYYLVVVFGVGPL, from the coding sequence ATGGCGACGGCCGCACAGCTAGGGAGTTCGTTCGCGCTCGGGCTCGCCACGCCGCTGACGGCCGTCTGCGTCCTCCCGCTGTACCCGAGCTTCCTCGCGTACCTCTCGAACCAGCGGGAGACACGGCTATCCATCTCCCGCCTCGGCGTGCTCGTCGCCGCGGGCGTCCTCTCGTTCATGCTGGCGCTGGGGCTCGTGTTCACGACGCTCCTCGAATCGTCGCTGACGCGGGTCGTCGGCGTCGTCTCGCCCGTCGCGTTCGGACTCCTGGCCGTCGGGAGCCTGCTGTTGCTCGCCGACGTCGAGTTCGCCCACCGCTTCCCCGCGGTCGAACCACCGCAGACGGCCCACCCCGTGGCGTCGGCGTTCGGCTACGGCTTCTTCTTCGGCGCCATCGTCGTCCCCTGTAACCCCGGGTTCATCGCAGTCTTCTTCGTTCGCGCGTTCCTCTTTACCGACCCCGTAGGGAGCCTCCTGCACTTTCTCGCGTTCGGGTGCGGAATCGCCGCCCCGCTGGTCGCGCTAGCGACCGTCTCCGACCGGTGGCAGTCGCGGGTCCTGAGCGCGCTCACGGGTCATCGGTCGCTCGTCAACCGGGTGACGGGGGCCGTGATGCTCGCCGTCGCCGTCTACTACCTCGTGGTCGTCTTCGGCGTCGGGCCGCTGTGA
- a CDS encoding DUF6789 family protein, translating to MSSETSEADAVALEQPGIAELGLPISAKVVLMSMAGGLLGTVLMLPVLVGIPQALGLFRTEPITQFAGFAAFFGIEPTAALGMVVFGLGGTFVLPLIFLVVGSFLPPREPRYLRGMTFATFFWTGFAPAFWPGTGALAVAVFLVVSLLAHWVYGATLGYVLHRTTGIPQHDV from the coding sequence ATGAGCAGTGAGACCTCCGAGGCCGACGCAGTCGCGCTCGAACAACCGGGTATCGCCGAACTGGGGCTTCCCATCTCGGCGAAGGTCGTTCTGATGTCCATGGCCGGCGGCTTGCTCGGCACCGTGTTGATGCTGCCCGTGTTGGTCGGGATTCCGCAGGCGCTGGGGCTGTTCCGTACCGAGCCAATCACCCAGTTCGCCGGCTTCGCGGCGTTCTTCGGCATCGAACCGACGGCCGCGCTCGGCATGGTCGTCTTCGGCCTCGGCGGGACGTTCGTCCTCCCCCTCATCTTCCTCGTCGTCGGGTCGTTCCTCCCGCCGCGCGAACCGCGATACCTCCGCGGGATGACGTTCGCGACGTTCTTCTGGACCGGGTTCGCCCCGGCCTTTTGGCCCGGCACCGGTGCGCTGGCCGTCGCCGTCTTCCTCGTCGTCTCGCTCCTCGCCCACTGGGTGTACGGCGCGACCCTCGGATACGTCCTCCACCGGACGACCGGCATTCCCCAGCACGACGTCTAG
- a CDS encoding CBS domain-containing protein, with the protein MEDIFVGRLMSAPVETVRPHTPLDEAAAQLLEHNIGSVVVVDEDGHLEGILTATDFVRLAANDAVASDVQVGEYMSTDVVTTTANHPITSVADTMIDNRFHHVPVVDDEEGVIGIITTTDLTAYVSGR; encoded by the coding sequence ATGGAGGACATCTTCGTCGGCCGACTCATGTCCGCACCCGTCGAGACCGTCAGGCCACACACACCGCTCGACGAGGCGGCCGCACAGCTCTTAGAACACAACATCGGCTCGGTCGTCGTCGTCGACGAGGACGGCCACCTCGAAGGGATTCTGACCGCGACGGACTTCGTCCGCCTCGCCGCCAACGACGCCGTCGCCAGCGACGTACAGGTGGGGGAGTACATGTCGACGGACGTCGTCACGACGACGGCGAACCACCCCATCACGAGCGTCGCGGACACGATGATCGACAACCGCTTTCACCACGTCCCGGTCGTCGACGACGAGGAGGGCGTCATCGGCATCATCACCACGACGGATCTCACCGCGTACGTCTCCGGACGCTGA
- a CDS encoding HAMP domain-containing methyl-accepting chemotaxis protein, which produces MIEKIKIDGVNLGPKLILAFVLVALLVGVTGFVGYQGVTTIDEEAHLIAEDGLKMDHSAEMVIAIEQQRAAVQAAQLGKPGAHEEFNTASEKFTEEAQGLAGTHLSETQEEQLATIRTQHDEYDRLAEEFFEAQAAGETERAAQTAAEMDALRTEMESEAHAIEASAQSDLETQVAVADRTARQTQLEILGLTVGAFVAAIGIGLFVSRRITRPVERLSECAVAISQGDLDATVDDHVEDDEIGQMVEAFNEMQRNLQGLFGELERISRNVQTGELNQEVETDYPGTYGDVMGSLEAGVKQLSAGFDQISAASEDLERGDLDQTLDTDAPGTYGRVLVNLQNGIDQLSASLTTVQRVADEVAASSEEVTASVEEIEIASEEVAGSVEEVSQGAEEQNENLQRISEEMTELSATVEEIAASTDEVTDTASTAVERGIEGKEYASEATSEIQAMEAQAKEAASRVAALETEMGEIGAVVDIITDIAEQTNLLALNASIEAARVGEAGEGFAVVADEIKELAGEAARETSDIERRINEVQSTTSETVDGIREMTARVESGSETIENAVAMFDEISDAIENAESGIQEINDATGDQAASAEEVVAMVGEVASASDQAAAEASNVSAATEEQAASLSEASTTIKRVSALADDLHDQVSKFEVRAEASPTTPESGPIESASPSGDTSTASARADGGVDASR; this is translated from the coding sequence ATGATAGAGAAGATAAAAATCGACGGAGTCAATCTCGGGCCGAAGCTGATACTCGCGTTCGTCCTCGTTGCACTGCTCGTCGGTGTGACGGGGTTCGTCGGGTACCAGGGCGTCACCACGATCGACGAAGAGGCCCACCTGATCGCGGAGGACGGACTCAAGATGGACCACTCCGCGGAGATGGTGATCGCGATCGAACAACAGCGAGCAGCGGTCCAAGCTGCCCAGCTCGGAAAGCCGGGAGCACACGAGGAGTTCAACACGGCGAGCGAGAAGTTCACCGAGGAGGCACAGGGGTTAGCGGGGACCCATCTGAGCGAGACGCAGGAAGAACAGCTCGCCACGATTCGGACCCAGCACGACGAGTACGACCGGCTCGCCGAGGAGTTCTTCGAGGCGCAAGCGGCCGGCGAGACCGAGCGCGCCGCACAGACGGCGGCGGAGATGGACGCGCTCCGAACCGAGATGGAGTCGGAGGCACACGCCATCGAAGCGTCCGCACAGTCCGATCTGGAGACACAGGTCGCCGTCGCCGACCGGACCGCCCGCCAGACACAACTGGAGATACTGGGGCTGACCGTCGGGGCGTTCGTCGCCGCCATCGGCATCGGCCTGTTCGTCTCACGGCGCATCACCAGACCCGTCGAACGGCTCTCTGAGTGTGCGGTCGCCATCAGTCAGGGCGACCTCGACGCCACGGTCGACGACCACGTCGAGGACGACGAAATCGGGCAGATGGTCGAGGCGTTCAACGAGATGCAGCGGAACCTGCAGGGACTGTTCGGAGAACTCGAACGGATCAGCCGGAACGTCCAGACGGGCGAGCTGAATCAGGAGGTCGAGACGGACTACCCGGGCACCTACGGGGACGTCATGGGCTCGCTCGAAGCGGGAGTGAAACAGCTCTCGGCCGGGTTCGACCAGATCTCCGCAGCGAGCGAGGACCTCGAACGGGGAGACCTCGATCAGACGCTCGACACCGACGCTCCCGGGACGTACGGCAGGGTGCTCGTGAACCTCCAGAACGGCATCGATCAGTTGAGCGCGAGCCTCACCACCGTCCAGCGCGTCGCCGACGAGGTAGCCGCGTCGAGCGAGGAGGTGACGGCCAGCGTCGAGGAGATCGAAATCGCCAGCGAGGAGGTAGCGGGCTCCGTCGAGGAAGTCTCCCAAGGCGCCGAGGAACAGAACGAGAACCTCCAGCGGATCTCGGAGGAGATGACCGAGCTATCGGCGACCGTCGAGGAGATCGCCGCGTCGACCGACGAGGTCACCGACACGGCGTCGACCGCCGTCGAGCGAGGGATCGAAGGGAAGGAGTACGCGTCCGAGGCGACCAGCGAGATACAGGCCATGGAAGCGCAGGCGAAGGAGGCCGCATCGCGGGTCGCGGCCCTCGAAACGGAGATGGGCGAGATCGGAGCGGTCGTCGACATCATCACCGATATCGCCGAGCAGACGAACCTGCTCGCGCTGAACGCCTCGATCGAAGCCGCCCGCGTCGGCGAGGCCGGCGAAGGGTTCGCCGTCGTCGCGGACGAGATAAAAGAGCTGGCAGGGGAGGCCGCGAGGGAGACGTCCGACATCGAGCGTCGCATCAACGAGGTCCAGTCGACGACGAGCGAGACGGTCGACGGCATCCGCGAGATGACAGCGCGCGTCGAGTCGGGCTCGGAGACCATCGAGAACGCGGTGGCGATGTTCGACGAGATTTCCGACGCTATCGAGAACGCCGAGAGCGGCATCCAGGAGATCAACGACGCCACCGGCGACCAGGCTGCCTCCGCCGAAGAGGTCGTCGCGATGGTCGGCGAGGTGGCCAGCGCGAGCGACCAGGCGGCGGCCGAGGCGAGCAACGTCTCCGCGGCGACCGAAGAGCAGGCCGCCTCGCTGTCGGAGGCGTCGACGACGATCAAACGCGTCTCCGCACTCGCCGACGACCTCCACGACCAGGTCTCGAAGTTCGAGGTGCGGGCCGAGGCGTCCCCGACCACGCCCGAGAGCGGTCCGATCGAATCCGCGTCACCGAGTGGGGACACGAGCACGGCGTCCGCACGAGCCGACGGTGGGGTCGACGCGAGTCGATGA
- a CDS encoding SHOCT domain-containing protein, whose amino-acid sequence MTTTSSDTRLVTVVLAALAALVLLPLLFMGGGMMGYMGGGPMMGVQGGMWGDATPGWVFVVGAVMQLAFLAVVVGGVYLVYRAVTRETEDDALAELRLAYARGDLDDDEYERRREVLERD is encoded by the coding sequence ATGACCACGACATCATCGGACACTCGACTCGTGACGGTCGTTCTCGCTGCGCTCGCGGCGCTCGTCTTGCTCCCGCTCCTGTTCATGGGTGGGGGGATGATGGGCTACATGGGCGGCGGACCCATGATGGGCGTCCAGGGGGGCATGTGGGGTGACGCCACGCCCGGCTGGGTGTTCGTCGTCGGCGCGGTGATGCAACTGGCGTTCCTCGCCGTCGTCGTCGGCGGGGTGTACCTCGTCTACCGGGCAGTGACCCGTGAGACGGAGGACGACGCGCTCGCCGAGTTACGGCTGGCGTACGCTCGCGGCGACCTCGACGACGACGAGTACGAACGACGGCGCGAGGTGCTCGAACGCGACTAA
- a CDS encoding TlpA family protein disulfide reductase codes for MPTTPATTGRSRRAVLRGSGAVLAALAGCTSGADGGGGASSDTTPMAADVTATTTGTPDTLPDWRAVELTDVTTGETFSIEGFAGRPVLVEFFAVWCPVCTSQQEEVAVLVDRTDDLVAVSLNVDPNEDAEQVRTHASENGFDWHYAVAPSSMTRALVEEFGTVVTNAPAAPVVTVCPGGGPSLVEGRGVKSADDLAAAFDRC; via the coding sequence ATGCCGACGACACCCGCGACGACGGGGCGTTCGAGACGAGCCGTGCTCAGAGGGAGCGGGGCAGTCCTCGCCGCCCTCGCCGGCTGTACGTCGGGGGCCGACGGCGGCGGTGGCGCTTCGAGTGACACCACTCCGATGGCAGCCGACGTGACGGCGACCACGACGGGTACGCCAGACACCCTCCCCGACTGGCGCGCGGTCGAACTGACGGACGTCACCACCGGCGAGACGTTCTCCATCGAGGGGTTCGCCGGCCGACCGGTTCTCGTCGAGTTCTTCGCCGTCTGGTGTCCCGTCTGTACCAGTCAACAGGAGGAGGTGGCCGTGCTCGTCGACCGGACGGACGACCTCGTGGCCGTCAGCCTCAACGTCGACCCGAACGAGGACGCCGAGCAGGTCAGGACGCACGCGAGCGAGAACGGGTTCGACTGGCACTACGCCGTCGCGCCGTCGTCGATGACGCGCGCGCTCGTCGAGGAGTTCGGCACCGTCGTCACCAACGCGCCGGCGGCACCCGTCGTCACCGTCTGTCCCGGCGGCGGCCCCTCGCTGGTGGAGGGCCGGGGCGTGAAGTCGGCCGACGACCTCGCGGCGGCGTTCGACCGGTGTTAG